The following are encoded in a window of Haloarcula halophila genomic DNA:
- a CDS encoding thioredoxin domain-containing protein, which yields MSDDPTSRNRLDEAQSPYLRQHADNPVNWQPWDEQALAAAREQDKPIFLSIGYAACHWCHVMEEESFQDEATAALLNEHFVPIKVDREERPDIDSVYMSICQQVTGGGGWPLSAWLTPEGEPFYVGTYFPPEEKRGQPGFGDLLERLAESWADPEDRAEMENRAQQWTDAIESDLEATPADPEDPADDLIQTAATIAHRGADRQNGGWGSGGPKFPQTGRLHALLRAHADGGSPADSGTAPTGSGDGGADDSYLAVVEETLDVMADRGLYDHVGGGFHRYSTDQQWAVPHFEKMLYDNAEIPRAFLAGYQAIGSERYASVVRETFAFVQRELQHDEGGFFSTLDAVSPPPSDPDGDSEEGAFYVWTPDQAHDAIDDETTADLFCEYYGVTGRGNFEGAAVLGVRKPLSVLAEEYELSESEVTERLESALDQAFDARQDRPRPARDEKVLAGWNGLMIRALAEGALVLDDVYADVAADALSFVREHLWDADEGRLARRYKDGDVGIDGYLEDYAFLGRGALALFEATGDVDHLAFAMDLAEAITEAFWDDGEETLYFTPTGGEALVARPQELTDHSTPSSTGVAVDLLLALDHFRADDRFETVAEGVVRTHANRTSSDPLQHASLTLATDTYEQGSLELTLVCDPENPPEAWTETLAETYVPRRLLAWRPAADDIVDEWLADLGLTEMPPIWAGRGLTAGNPTVYACRNFACSPPQTDLTTALEWGQE from the coding sequence AGGCCCTGGCGGCCGCCCGTGAGCAGGACAAACCCATCTTCCTCTCGATCGGCTACGCTGCCTGCCACTGGTGTCACGTCATGGAGGAGGAGAGCTTCCAGGACGAGGCGACGGCGGCGCTGCTCAACGAGCACTTCGTCCCGATCAAGGTCGACCGGGAGGAACGGCCCGACATCGACTCCGTCTACATGAGCATCTGCCAGCAGGTGACCGGTGGCGGCGGGTGGCCGCTGTCGGCCTGGCTCACACCGGAGGGGGAACCGTTCTACGTGGGGACCTACTTCCCGCCCGAAGAGAAGCGCGGCCAACCGGGCTTCGGGGACCTGCTGGAGCGACTGGCCGAATCGTGGGCCGACCCGGAGGACCGCGCGGAGATGGAGAACCGCGCTCAGCAGTGGACCGACGCTATCGAGAGCGACCTGGAGGCGACGCCGGCCGACCCCGAGGACCCGGCCGACGATCTGATCCAGACCGCGGCGACCATCGCCCACCGTGGTGCCGACCGACAGAACGGCGGCTGGGGCTCGGGCGGCCCGAAGTTCCCCCAGACCGGCCGGCTCCACGCGCTGTTACGTGCTCACGCCGACGGGGGGTCACCGGCCGATTCGGGGACGGCCCCTACGGGATCGGGCGACGGCGGCGCGGACGACAGCTATCTGGCCGTCGTCGAGGAGACGCTGGACGTGATGGCCGACCGGGGACTGTACGATCACGTCGGCGGCGGCTTCCACCGCTACTCGACCGACCAGCAGTGGGCGGTACCCCACTTCGAGAAGATGCTGTACGACAACGCGGAGATCCCCCGGGCGTTCCTGGCCGGCTATCAGGCGATCGGCTCCGAACGGTACGCCAGCGTCGTCCGGGAGACGTTCGCGTTTGTCCAGCGCGAACTGCAACACGACGAGGGCGGCTTCTTCAGCACGCTGGACGCGGTGAGCCCTCCGCCGAGTGATCCCGACGGGGACAGCGAGGAGGGCGCGTTCTACGTCTGGACGCCCGACCAGGCCCACGACGCCATCGACGACGAGACCACCGCGGACCTGTTCTGTGAGTACTACGGCGTCACGGGCCGTGGTAACTTCGAGGGTGCGGCCGTACTGGGCGTGCGGAAACCGCTCTCGGTGCTCGCCGAGGAGTACGAACTGAGCGAGAGCGAGGTCACGGAGCGCTTGGAGTCGGCACTGGACCAGGCCTTCGATGCCCGCCAGGACCGCCCGCGCCCGGCCAGGGACGAGAAGGTCCTCGCCGGGTGGAACGGGCTGATGATCCGCGCGCTCGCGGAGGGCGCGCTGGTCCTCGACGACGTCTACGCCGACGTGGCCGCCGACGCGCTGTCGTTCGTCCGCGAACACCTCTGGGACGCCGACGAGGGCCGACTCGCCCGACGGTACAAGGACGGCGACGTCGGGATCGACGGCTACCTCGAAGACTACGCGTTCCTCGGCCGTGGTGCGCTGGCGCTGTTCGAGGCGACCGGCGACGTCGACCACCTGGCGTTCGCGATGGACCTGGCGGAGGCGATCACCGAGGCGTTCTGGGACGACGGCGAGGAGACGCTGTACTTCACGCCGACCGGCGGGGAGGCGCTGGTCGCCCGGCCCCAGGAACTCACCGACCACTCGACGCCGTCCAGCACCGGCGTGGCCGTCGACCTCCTGCTCGCGCTCGATCACTTCCGGGCCGACGACCGCTTCGAGACGGTCGCCGAGGGGGTCGTCCGGACCCACGCGAACCGGACCTCGTCGGACCCGCTCCAGCACGCTTCGCTCACGCTGGCGACAGATACCTACGAGCAGGGGTCGCTGGAACTGACGCTCGTCTGTGACCCCGAGAACCCACCGGAGGCATGGACGGAGACGCTCGCCGAGACGTACGTCCCGCGACGGCTTCTGGCGTGGCGGCCCGCCGCCGACGATATCGTCGACGAGTGGCTCGCGGATCTCGGTCTCACGGAGATGCCGCCGATCTGGGCCGGCCGCGGCCTGACAGCGGGCAATCCGACGGTCTACGCCTGTCGGAACTTCGCCTGCTCACCGCCACAGACGGACCTGACGACGGCCTTGGAGTGGGGTCAGGAGTAA